One segment of Terriglobia bacterium DNA contains the following:
- a CDS encoding acyl-CoA thioesterase codes for MGVVYHSNFVIWFEVGRVELLRQLGFQYSEMEAEDNCHIPVVDLRVRYKAPALYDDEIVVRTQIKNVRSSLLHFSYEIFREADRTLLATGETMHIIVNNKLERTALPEKYMQAFNGTRKNP; via the coding sequence ATGGGCGTGGTGTATCACTCTAATTTCGTCATATGGTTTGAGGTGGGGCGAGTGGAACTGCTGCGGCAGCTTGGTTTTCAATACAGCGAGATGGAAGCAGAAGACAACTGCCACATTCCGGTGGTCGATCTGCGCGTCCGCTACAAAGCCCCGGCCTTATATGATGATGAGATCGTGGTGCGCACGCAGATTAAGAATGTGCGTTCGTCACTGCTGCACTTCAGCTATGAAATCTTTCGCGAGGCCGACCGCACGCTGCTGGCTACGGGTGAGACCATGCACATTATCGTAAACAACAAGCTGGAACGCACGGCGCTGCCGGAAAAATATATGCAGGCTTTCAACGGGACCAGGAAAAATCCATGA